From Streptomyces sp. Edi4, one genomic window encodes:
- the gcvH gene encoding glycine cleavage system protein GcvH, with protein sequence MSNPQQLRYSKEHEWLSNAEDGVSTVGITEHAANALGDVVFVQLPEVGDTVTAGETCGELESTKSVSDLYSPVTGEVVEANQDVVDDPSLVNSAPFEGGWLFKVKVTDEPGDLLTAAEYTDFAS encoded by the coding sequence ATGAGCAACCCCCAGCAGCTGCGCTACAGCAAGGAGCACGAGTGGCTGTCGAACGCCGAGGACGGCGTGTCGACGGTCGGCATCACGGAGCACGCGGCCAACGCGCTCGGTGACGTCGTGTTCGTACAGCTTCCCGAGGTGGGTGACACGGTGACGGCGGGCGAGACCTGCGGCGAGCTGGAGTCCACCAAGTCGGTCAGCGACCTGTACTCCCCGGTCACGGGCGAGGTCGTCGAGGCCAACCAGGACGTCGTGGACGACCCTTCGCTGGTCAACTCGGCCCCCTTCGAGGGCGGTTGGCTGTTCAAGGTGAAGGTCACGGACGAGCCGGGCGACCTGCTCACCGCCGCCGAGTACACCGACTTCGCCAGCTGA
- the gcvT gene encoding glycine cleavage system aminomethyltransferase GcvT, with product MSNAPRLTSLDALHRSLGATMTDFAGWDMPLRYGSERDEHNAVRTRAGLFDLSHMGEITVTGPEAMKALNYALVGNIATIGVGRARYTMICQEDGGIVDDLIVYRLGETEYMVVANAGNAQIVLDAITERAAGFDAEVRDDRDAYALIAVQGPESPGILKSVTDADLDGLKYYAGLPGTVAGVPALIARTGYTGEDGFELFVAPEHAERLWRALTEAGADAGLVPCGLSCRDTLRLEAGMPLYGHELTTALTPFDAGLGRVVKFEKDGDFVGRAALEAAAEKAGANPPRKLVGLIAEGRRVPRAGFAVVAAGGAGGETVGEVTSGAPSPTLGKPIAMAYVDAAYAEPGTAGVGIDIRGTHEPYEVVALPFYKRQK from the coding sequence ATGAGCAACGCCCCCCGCCTCACCTCCCTCGATGCCCTGCATCGATCGCTGGGCGCCACGATGACCGACTTCGCGGGCTGGGACATGCCGCTGCGGTACGGGAGCGAGCGCGACGAGCACAACGCCGTACGGACCCGCGCCGGGCTCTTCGACCTCTCCCACATGGGCGAGATCACCGTCACGGGCCCCGAGGCCATGAAGGCGCTGAACTACGCGCTCGTCGGCAACATCGCCACCATCGGCGTGGGCCGCGCCCGCTACACGATGATCTGCCAGGAGGACGGCGGCATCGTCGACGACCTGATCGTCTACCGCTTGGGCGAGACCGAGTACATGGTGGTCGCCAACGCGGGCAACGCTCAGATCGTGCTGGACGCGATCACCGAACGCGCGGCCGGCTTCGACGCCGAGGTCCGCGACGACCGCGACGCCTACGCGCTGATCGCGGTCCAGGGCCCCGAGTCCCCCGGCATCCTGAAGTCCGTGACGGACGCCGACCTGGACGGCCTGAAGTACTACGCGGGCCTGCCCGGCACCGTCGCGGGCGTGCCCGCGCTCATCGCCCGCACCGGCTACACCGGCGAGGACGGCTTCGAGCTGTTCGTGGCGCCCGAGCACGCCGAGCGGCTGTGGCGCGCGCTGACCGAGGCCGGAGCGGACGCGGGCCTTGTGCCGTGCGGCCTGTCCTGCCGCGACACGCTGCGCCTGGAAGCGGGCATGCCGCTGTACGGGCACGAGCTGACGACCGCGCTCACCCCCTTCGACGCCGGCCTCGGCCGGGTCGTCAAGTTCGAGAAGGACGGTGACTTCGTGGGCCGCGCCGCTCTGGAGGCCGCCGCCGAGAAGGCCGGCGCGAACCCGCCGCGCAAGCTGGTCGGACTGATCGCCGAGGGCCGCCGGGTGCCGCGCGCCGGGTTCGCCGTGGTCGCCGCGGGCGGAGCCGGGGGCGAGACCGTGGGCGAGGTCACCTCGGGCGCGCCGTCGCCGACGCTGGGCAAGCCGATCGCCATGGCCTACGTGGACGCGGCGTACGCCGAGCCGGGCACGGCCGGGGTCGGCATCGACATCCGCGGGACGCACGAGCCCTACGAGGTCGTCGCGCTCCCCTTCTACAAGCGCCAGAAGTGA